One genomic segment of Rivularia sp. PCC 7116 includes these proteins:
- a CDS encoding response regulator — protein MAVPVNVLLLCNSAEESEKTLSRLLSETEFKLVVKKIEHEADYLAHLNPQVQIILVDYQHSKLDFLQARQILREKKIDIPFVVVNGADNALDAVRCIKAGASEYLSKNDLQLLPLVFRKALDISKILKCQDVEIDKCNAYLNELQQRLFYQSIELKKQRQQRQVEVARREKVEAALKKSEKQLQMLIVKNPDGIVVVDKQGIVRFINPAALRLFNRKEEELLGEVFGFPVADEDKTEVDISTGLEKELIAQMRVVKIDWQGKPANLITLRDITEAKQAELERIRLLAKAEAANRVKDEFLAVLSHELRTPLNPILGWTQLLRSHRIPANRIDKALETIERNASLQAEMIKDLLDVSRILRGKLQLNPVSVDLINIIKASIETVRLAANAKSLEIITNFPVENVFVEGDANRLQQIFWNLFSNAVKFTPSGGKVNIELGLHNNCAQVKVRDTGKGINSEFLPYVFDYFRQENSSSTRNTGGLGLGLAIVRHLVELHGGNIQVESPGIDKGTKFTVEIPLSIVGIPKKTEDSSSLDLDFAGINILIVDDEPDNLDFLQFVLENHGASVQAATSAPEAFKLFLQKTPDLLISDIAMPEVNGHTLMRQIRALPSQQASKIPAIALTAYAGETNQRESLQSGFTLHLSKPIEASKLAKKVAELTVNIVSG, from the coding sequence ATGGCAGTTCCAGTAAATGTATTATTGCTATGTAATTCTGCCGAAGAAAGCGAAAAAACATTATCGCGATTATTAAGCGAAACCGAATTTAAGCTGGTAGTAAAAAAAATAGAACACGAAGCAGACTATCTAGCTCACTTAAATCCGCAAGTGCAAATAATATTAGTAGATTATCAACATTCAAAATTAGATTTTTTACAAGCTCGACAAATATTACGAGAAAAAAAAATAGATATTCCATTTGTAGTTGTAAACGGTGCCGATAATGCACTCGACGCTGTACGCTGCATTAAAGCAGGAGCAAGCGAATATTTAAGTAAAAATGACTTACAGCTACTACCCCTAGTTTTTAGAAAAGCGCTTGACATAAGTAAAATATTAAAGTGTCAAGATGTTGAGATAGACAAATGTAATGCTTATTTAAACGAATTACAGCAACGTTTATTTTATCAATCAATAGAATTAAAAAAACAGCGTCAGCAAAGACAAGTAGAAGTTGCCCGCAGGGAAAAAGTAGAAGCTGCGCTGAAAAAGAGCGAAAAGCAGTTACAGATGTTGATTGTTAAAAACCCTGATGGGATAGTGGTGGTTGACAAACAAGGAATAGTAAGATTTATTAATCCCGCAGCATTGAGGCTATTTAATCGTAAAGAAGAAGAACTTTTAGGAGAAGTATTTGGATTCCCCGTTGCCGATGAAGATAAAACCGAAGTTGATATTTCTACTGGATTAGAAAAGGAACTGATAGCGCAAATGCGGGTAGTAAAAATAGATTGGCAAGGTAAACCCGCTAATCTAATTACTTTAAGAGATATTACCGAAGCCAAGCAAGCCGAACTAGAAAGAATTAGATTACTAGCTAAAGCTGAAGCTGCAAACCGGGTGAAAGATGAATTTTTAGCGGTACTTTCTCACGAATTGCGAACTCCTCTAAATCCAATTTTGGGATGGACTCAACTTTTACGTTCTCATAGAATACCTGCTAATAGAATCGATAAGGCATTAGAAACAATTGAACGTAATGCTTCTTTGCAAGCAGAAATGATTAAAGATTTGCTGGATGTTTCGCGAATATTGCGCGGTAAATTACAGCTTAACCCTGTTAGCGTTGACTTAATAAATATTATTAAAGCTTCTATTGAAACCGTGCGTTTAGCTGCTAACGCTAAATCTCTGGAGATAATTACCAATTTTCCTGTAGAAAACGTATTTGTAGAAGGAGATGCCAATCGTTTGCAGCAAATTTTTTGGAATTTGTTTTCTAACGCAGTCAAATTTACCCCCTCGGGAGGAAAAGTAAATATAGAGTTAGGATTACATAATAACTGCGCTCAAGTAAAAGTTAGGGATACGGGTAAAGGAATCAATTCTGAGTTTTTACCTTATGTATTTGATTACTTTCGTCAGGAAAACAGTTCCAGCACTAGAAATACTGGTGGATTGGGATTGGGATTGGCGATTGTCAGACATTTAGTAGAACTTCACGGTGGTAACATTCAAGTAGAAAGTCCTGGAATTGACAAAGGTACAAAATTTACAGTCGAGATACCTTTGTCTATTGTGGGAATCCCTAAAAAAACTGAAGATAGCAGCAGTCTAGATTTAGATTTTGCCGGTATAAATATTCTTATAGTAGATGACGAGCCAGACAATTTAGATTTTTTGCAGTTTGTTCTCGAAAATCACGGAGCTTCCGTACAAGCCGCTACATCCGCACCGGAAGCCTTTAAATTATTCTTACAAAAAACACCCGACTTACTTATTAGCGATATAGCGATGCCGGAAGTCAATGGACATACGCTGATGCGTCAAATTCGAGCGCTACCTTCGCAACAAGCTTCAAAAATACCTGCTATTGCCTTAACTGCTTATGCAGGAGAAACAAATCAAAGAGAATCTTTACAATCTGGTTTTACATTACATTTATCCAAGCCAATTGAAGCTAGTAAATTAGCAAAAAAAGTTGCGGAATTGACAGTTAATATTGTGTCCGGTTAA